In Formosa haliotis, the sequence GCGAACAACTTTAATTTTACCGCTAACGATTTATTATTGCCTATACCGCAAAACGAAATCAACTTAAGTAAAGCTAGTGGTACAGAGATGAGACAAAATCCTGGATACTAATTAATTGTAATTGATTAACTAAAACACATGAAAACAATGATTAATTTAAAAAAATACGCTTTTGGAATCTCGGCAAGTGCTTTGCTTATTACGGCCGCGATCTCAATGACATCTTGCGACCCGAGTTTAAGCGCTTTTGAGTTTGAATTGCCAGAGGCAAATTCAAAACCAGATACTACACCTCCAACTGCAGGGTTTACAGCAACGGCAGAAGCGACAGATTATTTAACATACACGTTCGCTAATAACTCAGATAACGCAACAGATTTTGTTTGGGATTATGGTGATGGGAATACCTCTACAGGTTACGATGGGGTTAATACCTATCCAGGTGAAGGAAACTTTTTAGTAACCTTAACTGCAACAGATAAATTAGGAGCGGTATCTGTAGATACTTTAACTGTAAGTGTTGTAGAACCTGAAATTCCACCAACAATTAACCCAGATGTTGTTAATGGTAACTTCGATGAAGGTACTGCAGGTTGGAAACCAAGCAATTGTACAGGTTGTAATACTAATGCTTTCAATGCAAGTTCAGATGGTTCACCAAATAATTACGATGGTACACCTTCAGGAGCTAGTAAAACACCAGGTGCTAAGTACACTAGTTCTACATCAACTAAATCAGATGGTTCACCTAAAGATGATGGTAGTACACGATATGGTTTACAAACTCTAACAGTTACACCTAATGCGGTTTATGTTATAGAATATGAATATGCTATTGAAAATGATGCAGCTGATATTGATGCTGAAGGTGATCGTGCCGTAGTTAGAATTACAGATGGTTGGTATTCTGATGCAGCAGAAGCAGCAGCTTCTGAGCCATTAGTACGTGTTGCTGGAGCTAAAGCAGATGGTAAAGGAGCCTTTAATATTGCTAGAGGTGTATTTACTTCAAATGCAAGTGGTCAAGTAACGATCCTTATGTCTGCAGCTACAGCTGAAGATGAGTTATGGATAGATAACCTTAAAGTTTATCCAGTAGAATAAAATCAAATAAAATGAAAAACTTCCGAAAAGAAATATTAGGATTATTAGTAATAGTTTTTCTTTCTGTTAACGCTACTTGTCTTGCACAGACAGGTAGCGCTACAGATTCGGATTCTAAAGTCGAGAAAAAAGACAAAAAGAAGAAGAAAAAGAAGAAGAAAAAATATAAACTACCAAATGTCGATTTAAGTCATTGGAGTGTTACTACTCCAGAACTTAACGCCAAAGGTAGAGCTATGAATATTGAGCCACCAGCGATCTTGGATTATGCTACAGATGAAAGGTTAATTCCATACATGTACAACGATTCTTCTATTGGAGCTTTAGTCTTTTATTCTTTTCCGAGTAATGCCACAACGGCAAATACAAAGTATACCAGATCTGAGTTAAGAGAACAAATGGTTCCAGGCGATAATAATACGAACTGGAAATTCGCCGATGGTGCTTATATGAAAGGTAGATTGTCTATGGGCGATGTGTCTAAAAGTTCAGATGGTAAATACCATAAAGTTATTATCATGCAAATTCACGGTAGATTGTCTAATGAACAACGTGAATTAATTGGTCAAAAAGATAATAATGCACCACCAATCTTAAAAATTTATTGGCAAGATGGTAAAATTCGTGTAAAAACTAAAGAGCTTAAAGACTTAGCAGCAAGTAATGAAGAAATCCTTCATGAAGATGCTTGGGTAGACGATAAGGGATTTACGTTTGAACAAGAAGTAGGTTTTGGTAAATTTTATTTAGAAGTAAAAGTAACAGACGGTAAAATGGTTGTTATTTTAAATAAAAACGAATACGCAGTTTACGATAATGTCCACATGAGAAGATGGGGTGTTTTCGAAAACTATTTTAAAGCAGGTAACTATTTTCAGTCTAGAGACGAAGGGTCTTTTGCAAAAGTTAACTTCTACGATTTAGAAGTTAGTCATTAACAAATAATTACAATTATTATTAGGTTTATTTAACATACAAAAAAAGGGTTTGTTAATACAGAAATAGCTCATTTTTTTGTACTTTTGCACACAGAAAAAAACTGGTTAACCAATTTTAATTTTTTAGAAATTTATGAAGTTAGAGGTACTTTCAAAAAGCGATAACCAAGAAATTTTAAATCGAGTAATGTTTTTAATTGGAGAATTAATAAACGTTAAGAATTTAGAACCAGGGGATAAGCTACCTTCAGAACGAATGTTAGCCGAGAAGTTTAATGTTAGTAGAAGTCTTGTTAGAGAGGCTATTAGCAAATTAGAGTTTTTTGGTTTATTAAAATCGATTCCTCAGAGTGGTACGTTTGTAGCCGATATTGGTGTTGTTGCCATGAACGGAATGATCGATTTTATTTTAAAACTCGATGATCCAGATTTTAAAGCTTTGGTAGAAACACGTATTCTACTTGAATTAAAAATTGTTAAGTTGGCTGCTCTTCGTAGAACAGAAGAGGATTTAGTTCAAATAGAAAATGCCTTAAAAGCTTACGAAGATAAAGTTAAAAATGGTAATCAACCTGCAGTTCAGGAAGATTTACTATTTCATTTGGCCATTGCCAATGCTAGTGGTAACAGTACTTTAAATCTTTTTATGCTAAAAATTACACCAGAAATTATTACAAATTTCAAAAAGTATCACGTGTGCTCAAATAATTTAACTGGGCAAGCTGCAGATGAGCATAGAGAAATTTATAATGCTATAAAATTGCAAGATCCACAATTAGCAAAAACAAAAATGAAAGAGCATTTTAAAATGTTATATCAGTATTGTTATAATATTTTATAAACGTTCAAATAATACATGCAAATGTTGATTTTGACATTTGTGTACTAATGATTTTAATAATTAAATAAATAAAATGAAGGTAAAAGGATTAAGGTGGTTTATTATTGGGCTTATATTTTTAGCATCTGTAATTAACTACATCGACAGAAGCGCATTAGCAGTTATGTGGGGAAGTGAAAGTCTTCCAGGGTCAATTTCACACGATTTAGGCCTAACAAAAGAGCATTATAGTTATATCCTTAACATCTTTATGGTGGCTTATGCTTTAGGACAATTATTTTCGGGTAAATTGTTCGATAAAGTTGGAACACGTATCGGATACGTAATTAGTATTGGAGTTTGGGGATTATCATCTTTCTTACACTCTACCGTTAGAGGATTCGTAGGACTTGCTTTTTTTAGAAGTACTTTAGGTTTATCAGAAGCTGGTAACTGGCCAGGAGGAGTTAAAAGTAATGCAGAATGGTTCCCTAT encodes:
- a CDS encoding FadR/GntR family transcriptional regulator; this encodes MKLEVLSKSDNQEILNRVMFLIGELINVKNLEPGDKLPSERMLAEKFNVSRSLVREAISKLEFFGLLKSIPQSGTFVADIGVVAMNGMIDFILKLDDPDFKALVETRILLELKIVKLAALRRTEEDLVQIENALKAYEDKVKNGNQPAVQEDLLFHLAIANASGNSTLNLFMLKITPEIITNFKKYHVCSNNLTGQAADEHREIYNAIKLQDPQLAKTKMKEHFKMLYQYCYNIL
- a CDS encoding PKD domain-containing protein; amino-acid sequence: MKTMINLKKYAFGISASALLITAAISMTSCDPSLSAFEFELPEANSKPDTTPPTAGFTATAEATDYLTYTFANNSDNATDFVWDYGDGNTSTGYDGVNTYPGEGNFLVTLTATDKLGAVSVDTLTVSVVEPEIPPTINPDVVNGNFDEGTAGWKPSNCTGCNTNAFNASSDGSPNNYDGTPSGASKTPGAKYTSSTSTKSDGSPKDDGSTRYGLQTLTVTPNAVYVIEYEYAIENDAADIDAEGDRAVVRITDGWYSDAAEAAASEPLVRVAGAKADGKGAFNIARGVFTSNASGQVTILMSAATAEDELWIDNLKVYPVE
- a CDS encoding polysaccharide lyase family 7 protein — encoded protein: MKNFRKEILGLLVIVFLSVNATCLAQTGSATDSDSKVEKKDKKKKKKKKKKYKLPNVDLSHWSVTTPELNAKGRAMNIEPPAILDYATDERLIPYMYNDSSIGALVFYSFPSNATTANTKYTRSELREQMVPGDNNTNWKFADGAYMKGRLSMGDVSKSSDGKYHKVIIMQIHGRLSNEQRELIGQKDNNAPPILKIYWQDGKIRVKTKELKDLAASNEEILHEDAWVDDKGFTFEQEVGFGKFYLEVKVTDGKMVVILNKNEYAVYDNVHMRRWGVFENYFKAGNYFQSRDEGSFAKVNFYDLEVSH